One region of Quercus lobata isolate SW786 chromosome 2, ValleyOak3.0 Primary Assembly, whole genome shotgun sequence genomic DNA includes:
- the LOC115966515 gene encoding uncharacterized protein LOC115966515 produces the protein MPNRFTRPPFNCYDGKIDPIEHVNHYIQMMSLHTHNDVLMCKLFPLSLGLTALRWFDGLRKGSICIFSELIQEFSILFDTCSRVPPPVDALLSMKIRAGETLRSYASQYWELYNEIGGDNKKVAVSTFRMGLPEDSGLRESLTKKPPEGMRQLMRCIEEYKRLEDDWLQSEGKAPMMNHPLKTVFPFRSWGGLTIQEPTTQMGEVNVTFKEPVHRILDRIKHEPYFRWPNKIEGDPSRRNQNLYCTYHRDKGHTAEQCRVLKDHLGQLVKAGHLKYFVLDSGDRIVGQDTWQRGNPLLPPVRLIEVIHVASEKLSAGRRK, from the coding sequence ATGCCAAACAGGTTTACCCGCCCACCGTTCAATTGCTACGATGGGAAAATTGATCCAATAGAGCACGTCAATCATTATATTCAGATGATGTCTTTGCATACTCATAATGATGTGCTGATGTGCAAGCTATTTCCTTTGAGTCTGGGACTAACTGCTTTAAGGTGGTTTGACGGGTTACGGAAAGGATCCATATGTATTTTTTCCGAGCTAATTCAGGAGTTCAGCATTCTGTTTGATACCTGCAGTCGAGTGCCTCCACCGGTAGATGCGCTTCTGTCAATGAAAATAAGGGCAGGAGAGACCCTCCGTAGTTATGCCAGCCAGTATTGGGAACTATACAATGAGATAGGTGGGGATAACAAAAAGGTCGCAGTAAGCACTTTTAGGATGGGGTTGCCCGAGGATTCCGGGCTACGAGAGTCGTTGACCAAGAAGCCTCCCGAAGGCATGCGGCAGCTTATGAGATGCATTGAGGAATATAAGCGATTAGAGGATGACTGGCTGCAGAGTGAAGGTAAAGCACCAATGATGAATCATCCCCTGAAAACTGTTTTTCCGTTCAGATCTTGGGGGGGTCTGACGATTCAAGAGCCGACCACACAGATGGGAGAAGTGAATGTGACGTTTAAGGAACCGGTACACAGGATTCTTGACCGGATCAAACACGAGCCATATTTTCGATGGCCGAACAAGATAGAAGGGGACCCATCTAGGAGGAATCAGAATCTGTACTGCACTTATCACCGGGACAAAGGTCACACTGCCGAACAGTGCCGAGTGTTGAAGGATCACCTCGGGCAATTAGTCAAGGCCGGGCATTTAAAATATTTCGTGTTGGACTCAGGGGACAGAATCGTAGGGCAAGATACTTGGCAAAGGGGAAACCCTCTCTTACCCCCTGTAAGGCTGATTGAAGTTATCCATGTTGCCTCGGAAAAGCTCAGTGCAGGAAGAAGGAAATGA